A window from Manis javanica isolate MJ-LG chromosome 10, MJ_LKY, whole genome shotgun sequence encodes these proteins:
- the GPER1 gene encoding G-protein coupled estrogen receptor 1, translating to MEMYPGTHNSTSPQLNLTSALASAAWVNQTGKLSEQQYAIGLFLSCLYTIFLFPIGFVGNILILVVNISFREKMTVPDLYFINLAAADLILVADSLIEVFNLDEQYYDIAALCTFMSLFLQINMYSSIFFLTWMSCDRYLALAKAMRCGLLRTKHHARLSCGLIWMASVSATLVPFTAVHLQHSEEACFCFADVKEVQWLEVTLGFIIPFAIIGLCYSLIVRALVKAHKHRGLGPRRQKALRMILAVVLVFFICWLPENIFISIHLLQRAQPGTAPCQQSFRHAHPLAGHIVNLAAFSNSCLNPLIYSFLGETFRDKLRLYIEQKTNMSALNRVCHAALKAVLPDSAEQSDMKFSSAV from the coding sequence ATGGAGATGTACCCCGGCACCCACAACAGCACCTCCCCGCAGCTCAATCTGACCTCAGCACTTGCCAGCGCTGCCTGGGTGAACCAGACAGGCAAGCTCTCTGAGCAGCAGTACGCCATCGGGCTGTTCCTGTCCTGCCTGTACACCATCTTCCTCTTCCCCATTGGCTTTGTGGGGAACATTCTGATCCTGGTGGTGAACATCAGCTTCCGGGAAAAGATGACAGTCCCCGACTTGTACTTCATCAATCTGGCAGCAGCAGACCTCATCTTGGTGGCCGACTCGCTGATTGAGGTGTTCAACTTGGACGAGCAGTACTACGACATCGCCGCGCTGTGCACCTTCATGTCCCTCTTCCTGCAGATCAACATGTACAGCAGCATCTTCTTCCTCACGTGGATGAGCTGCGACCGCTACCTCGCCCTGGCCAAGGCCATGCGCTGCGGCTTGCTCCGCACGAAGCACCACGCCCGGCTGAGCTGCGGCCTCATCTGGATGGCCTCGGTTTCCGCCACGCTGGTGCCCTTCACCGCCGTCCACCTGCAGCACTCCGAGGAGGCCTGCTTCTGCTTTGCAGATGTCAAGGAGGTCCAGTGGCTTGAGGTCACCTTGGGGTTCATCATCCCCTTTGCCATCATCGGCCTCTGCTACTCGCTCATTGTCCGGGCTCTCGTCAAGGCCCACAAGCACCGCGGCCTGGGTCCCCGGAGGCAGAAAGCCCTTCGGATGATCCTAGCCGTGGTCCTTGTCTTCTTCATCTGCTGGCTGCCCGAGAACATCTTCATCAGCATTCACCTGCTGCAGCGGGCACAGCCAGGGACTGCTCCCTGCCAACAGTCCTTCCGCCATGCCCACCCTTTGGCTGGCCACATTGTCAACCTTGCGGCTTTCTCCAACAGCTGCCTGAACCCCCTCATCTACAGCTTCCTTGGGGAGACCTTCAGGGACAAACTGAGGCTGTACATTGAACAGAAAACAAACATGTCAGCTCTGAACCGTGTCTGTCATGCTGCCCTGAAGGCAGTCCTTCCAGACAGTGCTGAGCAGTCAGACATGAAGTTCAGCAGTGCAGTGTAG